TGATACttttcacagaaataatttttttcagtgGGAAACCATGTCCTCCTTTTAAGATTATTATCCTGGATGAAGCGGATAGTATGACCAGTGCAGCACAAGCTGCTCTTCGTCGTACCATGGAGAAAGAATCGCACAGTACACGTTTCTGTTTGATTTGTAATTATGTCTCAAGGATCATAGAACCATTGACTTCTCGTTGCACAAAGTTCAGATTCAAACCCCTTGGTAAAGACAAGCTTGTTGAGAGATTAGCGTATATTTGTAAAGAGGAGGATTTAAAAGCAGAGAGACCTGTTCTATCGGAAATTGTGGAAGCTTCGGGAGGAGATCTCAGACGCGCCATAACGTGTCTGCAGTCTATTACAAGATTAAAGGGCAAAGGCATAGAAATTACTGTTGACGATGCCCTCGAAATTATTGGGGTaacttattattttctctacgaaccgttaattaattctattgtcATTATTTTGATACAATacggtttaaaaaaatgatagatTGTTCCTGACAAATGGTTGGAGGAATTGTTAACTGTGTGTAGAACAAAAGACTACACCAAGGTTGAAGCTTTTGTGGAAAACTTTATGTTGGAAGCATATGCCACGTCACAAGTGAGTACACTAATTGGGCAGAGAAATCTATACATCGTGATAATATcctaattatatttgttatccTTAGGTAATAGAGCAACTAAGTAAAAAGATTATATACTCCACTGAATTTTCGGATAAGCAGAAAGCTTTGATAGCTGATAGACTTGGAGTAAGGGCCCTTGAATTTTGTAGTGAAATTGTATTTCCTTAGatttgcattattaattatattatgtttcgTAGGAATGCAACTACAGATTGTTGGATGGTGGAAGCGAATATGTACAATTCATATATCTTTGTTGTGGTATCATACAAGCTTACAACTTAAAATAAGgattaatttacttaatattatacattgttatattcttttttataataataaatatttattatttttatagaaattgaatagTACTGCCATCTTTGAGAGAAGTGGTGAAAGTTATCGACGACTTGCTTgggcattttttcataaatggcGCCACctagtattattaatagtcTAGTAGCTTCATCGTTTTGTTAGTAGATGTCGTTGTACATATAATTCAGCAATCCTGCTTTTTACGACGAGAAAGAAATCGCAGCGCCACCTAGTGCCATCAATTGTCTAGTAGTTGGGCGTATTTTTGATAGATGGCGTTTAAATTGCGTTGGCAAGTATGCTAAAGACCtatgttctaattaaaaatgaaggtGCATTGCAAGAGCGCGTTTTATAAGAACAACCGTACAGCTACAGCGAATGTAATTATCGTAAACTTTCTTTCAAGTATGCATTCTTTCGTACACAACACAAAATAATGACACAAACCTAAACTTCCCTAGGTACATTCGTCAGTCGCATCTGTCCGTGTTCATCTACGCAATACCTTCCATCCTTTCGACGTTTCATCagtcagaataaaaatacaacgaAACATTTACCCCTCGAGCAAACGGCGcgcattaaaaaatgaaacatagaagagtaaaataaatctacGCATCGTAGAGGAGCATCTATTCTCGACGAACAGCGTCGCCGAGTTTCTACTAGTTTCGTGCGCCGCCGGGACGTTCATCTAGGGACACCAATCTAGGGACAAAACAGCCCATTGAGAAGCATCGACGTGGGACACCAGGGATTGAGAGCCGCTGGGATCGGCGTGTAGGGGCGTCGTTGCTGCGTGCAA
This sequence is a window from Augochlora pura isolate Apur16 chromosome 9, APUR_v2.2.1, whole genome shotgun sequence. Protein-coding genes within it:
- the LOC144474886 gene encoding replication factor C subunit 4 isoform X1 codes for the protein MHAFLKTGKLGAGDTKKPSTSSAKEERGPAPPWVEKYRPRTVEDVVEQGEVVEVLKQCMKGSDFPNLLFYGPPGTGKTSTILAAARQLFGSLYKQRILELNSSDERGIQVVRDKIKSFAQLTAGGTRDDGKPCPPFKIIILDEADSMTSAAQAALRRTMEKESHSTRFCLICNYVSRIIEPLTSRCTKFRFKPLGKDKLVERLAYICKEEDLKAERPVLSEIVEASGGDLRRAITCLQSITRLKGKGIEITVDDALEIIGIVPDKWLEELLTVCRTKDYTKVEAFVENFMLEAYATSQVIEQLSKKIIYSTEFSDKQKALIADRLGECNYRLLDGGSEYVQFIYLCCGIIQAYNLK
- the LOC144474886 gene encoding replication factor C subunit 4 isoform X2, translating into MKGSDFPNLLFYGPPGTGKTSTILAAARQLFGSLYKQRILELNSSDERGIQVVRDKIKSFAQLTAGGTRDDGKPCPPFKIIILDEADSMTSAAQAALRRTMEKESHSTRFCLICNYVSRIIEPLTSRCTKFRFKPLGKDKLVERLAYICKEEDLKAERPVLSEIVEASGGDLRRAITCLQSITRLKGKGIEITVDDALEIIGIVPDKWLEELLTVCRTKDYTKVEAFVENFMLEAYATSQVIEQLSKKIIYSTEFSDKQKALIADRLGECNYRLLDGGSEYVQFIYLCCGIIQAYNLK